A single region of the Anaerolineales bacterium genome encodes:
- a CDS encoding FAD binding domain-containing protein, which yields MWTHYHTVASVDEALDLLATYGERARIVAGGTDLLIELERGTRRGIHVLIDLSRAAGLDSITDDGDMLRIGANVTHNQIAANPFVRNYAAPLAQASWAVGAPQIRNRATLAGNVITASPANDTITPLMALGASVELTSRAGGRRLVPLNTFYTGVRRTVMRPDELLRAIHVPKLRGDERGLFLKLGLRRAQAIAVVNCAVVLSMDGDVVREARLTLGCVAPTIIALPEVGAFLSGKPLSEAVIHEAARQAAHTPTPISDVRATADYRREMVGVCVARALRTLREGGAGSTPPADPVMLWGARGGKTASTDSALHERDTPITTTINGQPYTLRGGNHKTLLRLLREDAHLPGTKEGCAEGECGACTVFLDGAAVMACLVPAPRAHHAQIVTVEGLSVENGQGGKTLHPLQASFIDQGAVQCGYCTPGFLMAGAKLLEEHPHPTRAQIEESITGNLCRCTGYYSIVAAIAKAAAQ from the coding sequence ATGTGGACACATTATCACACTGTCGCCAGCGTTGACGAGGCGCTTGATCTGCTTGCCACGTATGGCGAACGCGCCCGTATCGTCGCCGGCGGGACAGACCTTCTCATCGAGCTTGAACGCGGGACACGGCGCGGGATTCACGTCCTGATCGACCTCTCGCGGGCAGCGGGCTTAGACTCAATCACAGACGATGGCGACATGCTGCGCATTGGCGCGAATGTCACCCATAACCAAATCGCCGCCAATCCCTTCGTGCGGAACTACGCCGCGCCGTTGGCACAGGCTTCTTGGGCGGTGGGCGCTCCGCAGATTCGCAATCGGGCGACGCTTGCCGGAAACGTGATCACCGCCAGCCCCGCCAACGACACGATCACCCCCCTCATGGCGCTTGGCGCATCCGTTGAATTGACTTCCCGTGCCGGAGGGAGGCGTCTCGTTCCCCTGAACACCTTCTACACGGGCGTGCGGCGCACCGTCATGCGCCCCGATGAACTGCTAAGGGCGATTCACGTTCCCAAACTGCGCGGCGATGAACGGGGGCTTTTCCTAAAACTTGGCTTGCGCCGCGCTCAGGCAATTGCTGTGGTGAACTGTGCTGTCGTCCTGAGCATGGATGGCGACGTGGTGCGCGAGGCACGGCTGACCTTAGGCTGTGTTGCCCCTACAATTATCGCCTTGCCAGAGGTGGGGGCATTTCTGAGCGGAAAGCCGCTCAGCGAGGCGGTGATCCATGAGGCGGCACGGCAAGCCGCCCACACACCCACCCCGATTAGCGATGTACGGGCAACCGCCGACTATCGACGGGAGATGGTCGGTGTTTGCGTTGCCCGTGCCTTGCGGACTCTGCGCGAGGGGGGCGCGGGCAGCACCCCGCCCGCCGATCCGGTCATGCTGTGGGGGGCGCGGGGCGGCAAAACCGCCTCAACGGACTCCGCCCTCCATGAACGCGACACGCCGATCACGACGACGATCAACGGGCAGCCATACACGCTGAGAGGCGGGAATCACAAAACGCTTTTACGCCTTCTGCGGGAAGATGCCCACCTTCCGGGTACAAAAGAGGGCTGCGCCGAGGGCGAGTGCGGGGCGTGTACGGTCTTTCTTGACGGCGCAGCGGTCATGGCGTGCCTTGTCCCCGCCCCCCGCGCCCACCATGCCCAGATCGTCACGGTGGAGGGGCTGTCCGTAGAGAACGGGCAGGGCGGAAAGACCTTGCACCCCCTTCAGGCGTCGTTCATCGACCAGGGGGCGGTGCAGTGTGGCTACTGCACGCCGGGATTCCTCATGGCAGGGGCAAAGCTCTTGGAAGAACACCCCCACCCCACCCGCGCCCAAATTGAAGAAAGCATCACTGGCAACCTATGCCGCTGCACGGGTTATTACAGCATCGTGGCGGCGATAGCAAAGGCGGCGGCGCAGTGA
- a CDS encoding glucose-1-phosphate adenylyltransferase has translation MRTRAIILAGGEGTRLSVLTAKRAKPAVPFGGKYRIIDFTLSNCVNSGIFDVLILTQYRPHSLMDHIGRGQPWDLDRSFTGGVHILQPFKGRDDTDWYSGTADAVWQNLNFVGRGRPKYVLILSGDHIYEMDYAALINQHEYKGADITICTIRVPIEEASRFGILDVDLKGRVKDFAEKPANPPSNLASMGIYVFTLDTLERMLIEDAARTSSSHDFGKDIIPRMVAEGQNVYAYPFNGYWVDVGTIDAFWEAHMDLIGKPPSINLNDRSWIIHTRSEERPPVIIESGAIVHDSMVTDGSVISAGALVERSVLSPGVYVGPNAVIRESVILTGSSIEAGAVVERAIIDKDVVIGHDVHVGRITDSADLGISVIGKGSHVPAGFIIGRNVVIGTEFMPDDYHDVHEKTIPDGTKLLGERRKTDY, from the coding sequence ATGCGTACACGCGCCATCATCCTTGCCGGTGGGGAAGGCACGCGCCTCAGTGTGCTAACTGCCAAACGCGCTAAGCCCGCTGTTCCTTTTGGCGGCAAATACCGCATCATCGATTTCACCCTTTCCAATTGCGTCAACAGCGGTATTTTTGATGTCCTCATCTTGACCCAGTACCGCCCGCACAGCCTGATGGATCACATTGGGCGCGGGCAGCCCTGGGATTTAGACCGCAGTTTCACCGGCGGCGTTCACATTTTGCAACCCTTCAAGGGGCGTGATGATACCGATTGGTACTCCGGCACAGCCGATGCCGTCTGGCAGAACCTCAACTTTGTTGGACGGGGACGCCCTAAATATGTGTTGATTCTTTCCGGCGACCACATTTACGAGATGGACTACGCGGCGCTGATCAACCAACATGAATACAAAGGGGCAGATATTACAATCTGCACGATTCGCGTCCCCATTGAGGAAGCCTCGCGCTTTGGGATTCTCGATGTCGATCTGAAAGGGCGCGTCAAGGATTTTGCCGAGAAACCAGCAAATCCGCCGAGTAATCTCGCCAGCATGGGGATTTATGTATTCACCCTCGATACGCTAGAGCGGATGCTCATTGAAGACGCGGCGCGAACCTCATCCAGCCACGATTTTGGCAAGGACATTATCCCCCGTATGGTTGCCGAGGGGCAGAATGTCTACGCCTATCCATTCAATGGTTATTGGGTCGATGTGGGGACGATTGACGCTTTTTGGGAAGCGCACATGGATTTGATTGGGAAACCCCCCTCGATCAACCTGAATGACCGCTCGTGGATCATTCACACCCGCTCGGAAGAACGCCCACCAGTGATCATTGAGAGCGGCGCGATTGTCCACGACAGCATGGTGACCGATGGCTCGGTGATCAGCGCCGGAGCGCTGGTGGAACGCTCTGTCCTCTCGCCCGGTGTCTATGTTGGACCCAATGCGGTGATCCGCGAATCGGTCATTCTCACCGGATCGTCCATTGAGGCGGGGGCGGTGGTGGAACGGGCGATCATTGATAAAGATGTCGTCATTGGGCATGATGTCCACGTGGGGAGGATCACCGACAGCGCCGATTTAGGGATCAGTGTGATTGGGAAAGGGAGTCATGTTCCGGCGGGCTTTATCATTGGGCGGAATGTCGTCATAGGGACGGAATTCATGCCCGATGATTACCACGATGTTCACGAAAAGACCATCCCCGACGGCACAAAGCTGCTCGGTGAGCGCCGCAAGACGGATTATTAG
- a CDS encoding aldo/keto reductase translates to MRYKLLGRSGLRVSELALGTMTFGEEWGWGASKEESKRVFDAYANAGGNFIDTANRYTEGTSERYVGEFVAADRDHFVVATKYTLKMRDGDPNFSGNHRKNMMHSVDASLKRLKTDHIDLYWLHAWDFMTPIDEVLRGLDDLVRAGKILYIGISDTPAWVISAANVMAELRGWSRFVALQLEYSLVQRGIEREHLPLARVTDLAVTPWGILGAGILSGKYNREVGATGRANRGGGEIPAWKLAVAQTVIEIADELGRQPSQVALNWVRQQAGVIIPILGAKTLPQVEDNLKALEFTLSPEQLARLDAASKIELGFPYDFLNSDGVRFLVYGGTRDQIDNHRG, encoded by the coding sequence ATGCGCTACAAACTACTTGGGCGGAGCGGGCTGCGCGTCTCCGAATTGGCACTCGGCACAATGACCTTTGGCGAAGAATGGGGGTGGGGGGCGTCCAAAGAGGAGAGCAAGCGCGTCTTTGATGCTTACGCCAACGCTGGCGGCAACTTCATCGATACGGCAAACCGCTACACAGAAGGTACATCAGAGCGCTATGTGGGGGAATTCGTCGCCGCAGACCGCGATCATTTCGTCGTGGCGACGAAATACACCTTAAAAATGCGCGATGGCGATCCCAATTTCAGCGGCAACCACCGCAAAAATATGATGCACTCTGTTGACGCCAGCCTGAAACGGCTGAAGACCGATCACATCGATCTCTATTGGCTGCACGCTTGGGACTTTATGACGCCTATTGATGAAGTGCTGCGCGGCTTGGATGATCTCGTGCGGGCGGGGAAAATCCTTTACATTGGGATTTCCGATACGCCGGCGTGGGTGATCAGCGCGGCGAATGTCATGGCGGAACTGCGCGGGTGGTCGCGCTTTGTTGCCCTTCAACTTGAATACAGCCTTGTCCAACGCGGTATTGAACGCGAACATCTGCCCCTTGCCCGCGTCACAGACCTTGCGGTGACGCCTTGGGGCATTTTGGGGGCGGGGATTCTCTCTGGAAAGTACAACCGCGAGGTGGGCGCGACAGGGCGGGCAAACCGAGGCGGCGGGGAGATTCCGGCGTGGAAACTGGCGGTTGCCCAAACGGTCATTGAGATTGCCGATGAACTCGGACGGCAGCCCTCACAAGTGGCGCTGAACTGGGTGCGCCAACAAGCCGGAGTGATCATTCCCATCCTCGGCGCAAAAACGCTTCCCCAGGTGGAAGATAATCTGAAGGCGTTGGAATTCACGCTCTCGCCCGAACAGCTTGCCCGTTTGGATGCCGCCAGCAAGATCGAACTGGGCTTCCCCTATGACTTTTTGAATTCTGATGGTGTGCGCTTTTTGGTCTATGGCGGAACACGCGACCAGATCGATAACCATCGGGGCTAA
- a CDS encoding fused MFS/spermidine synthase — protein sequence MPLRGYLYLAVFSSGMTTLAIELTASRLLGNIFGTSNLIWANVIGLMLLYLTAGYFIGGRLADRSPTPVRLYQIMAWGAFFSGIVPIVARPLLSAAGAAVVGFQVGVALPSFVVVLVLFALPVTLLGCVSPFAIRLAVTDLAEAGKVSGRIYAISTLGSLIGTFLPVLWLIPEAGTTRTFLYFSLYLLLVALGGLLLSGAVGRRAALWLAWQPPLLILLTALTLSSGLRPPPEARRLLYEHDSAYNYIQVTELTAPIGRLVNGVWAPLWAVGTRELYLNEGQGVHSIYTPGGGFYGGTWDMFLAAPFFNAPPYTPDDMHRLAVIGAAAGTISTQYTAVFGEDVTITGFEIDPTIIEVGRRYFGMTQPNVTVIAEDGRVGLRGTAGKFDVIAMDAYRVPYVPWHLTTVEFFQEVSDKLSNRGAAVINVGRAGADRRLVEAITATLLIVFPTVHTIDVPDSFNTILVATRVETTPANLAANRAILPTGSDPLLRQALETAAANVAPTVRGDLIFTDDRAPVETLINAMVIEYLVGRR from the coding sequence ATGCCGCTGCGCGGCTACCTTTACCTTGCCGTCTTTAGCAGCGGCATGACAACCCTAGCCATTGAACTGACCGCCTCGCGCCTGTTGGGGAACATCTTCGGCACAAGCAACCTGATCTGGGCAAATGTCATTGGCTTGATGCTGCTCTATCTGACCGCTGGCTACTTCATCGGCGGGCGCTTGGCAGATCGTTCCCCCACGCCGGTTCGTCTATACCAGATCATGGCGTGGGGAGCGTTTTTCAGTGGGATCGTCCCCATTGTCGCACGCCCGCTGCTCAGCGCGGCGGGGGCGGCGGTGGTTGGCTTTCAGGTGGGTGTTGCCCTCCCCTCGTTCGTCGTTGTCCTCGTGCTGTTTGCCCTTCCGGTGACGCTTCTCGGCTGTGTGTCGCCCTTTGCCATTCGCCTTGCCGTCACCGATCTTGCCGAGGCGGGGAAGGTCAGCGGGCGCATCTACGCCATCTCCACACTGGGAAGTTTGATCGGGACGTTCCTTCCCGTCCTATGGCTGATCCCAGAAGCGGGGACGACGCGAACTTTCCTTTATTTTTCGCTCTACCTCCTCCTTGTGGCGCTTGGCGGGCTGCTCTTGTCTGGTGCGGTGGGGCGGCGGGCGGCGCTCTGGTTAGCATGGCAGCCGCCCCTCTTGATCCTTCTAACCGCCCTCACGCTCAGTTCCGGGCTGCGCCCCCCACCAGAGGCGCGGCGATTGCTCTATGAGCATGACTCCGCCTACAACTACATTCAGGTGACGGAACTCACCGCCCCCATCGGGCGGCTGGTCAACGGTGTTTGGGCGCCGCTGTGGGCGGTGGGAACGCGGGAGCTATACCTAAACGAGGGGCAGGGCGTCCACTCCATCTATACCCCCGGCGGGGGCTTTTATGGCGGGACGTGGGATATGTTCCTTGCCGCGCCGTTTTTTAACGCGCCGCCCTACACCCCAGATGATATGCATCGCTTAGCCGTGATCGGCGCGGCGGCAGGGACGATCTCCACCCAGTACACCGCCGTTTTTGGCGAGGATGTGACCATCACGGGATTCGAGATCGACCCAACGATTATCGAGGTGGGGCGTCGTTATTTCGGGATGACCCAACCGAATGTGACGGTGATTGCCGAGGATGGGCGGGTTGGTTTGCGCGGCACAGCGGGGAAGTTCGATGTTATTGCGATGGACGCTTACCGCGTCCCCTATGTCCCCTGGCATTTGACAACAGTGGAATTTTTTCAGGAAGTAAGCGACAAGCTGAGCAATCGAGGCGCCGCCGTAATCAATGTGGGGCGGGCAGGGGCAGATCGGCGGCTGGTAGAGGCGATCACGGCGACGCTTTTGATTGTCTTTCCGACAGTGCATACGATTGATGTGCCGGATTCCTTCAACACGATTCTTGTAGCGACACGGGTGGAAACGACGCCCGCCAACCTCGCCGCGAATAGGGCGATCTTGCCAACGGGAAGCGATCCGCTGCTGCGCCAAGCGCTGGAAACAGCGGCGGCAAATGTTGCCCCGACGGTGCGCGGTGATCTCATCTTCACCGATGACCGTGCGCCAGTGGAGACGCTGATCAACGCGATGGTCATTGAGTACCTCGTTGGCAGACGGTGA
- a CDS encoding PHP domain-containing protein, translated as MTDTLWKVELHSHTLYSADSLNDLETFVRVCRKRGIDRVAVTDHNTIQGALAMARIDPELVIIGEEIMTTQGELLAFFVREEIPPFLSPQETIRRLRDQGAFISVSHPFDRFRRGAWAAENLGAILDQVDALEVFNARCIYAEDNHKTAAFAAAQGKAGTVGSDAHFAYEIGRATLRMMPFEGAGDFALALQTAQHHTRLSPLWVHGVSKFAKRWNKAKGRTYSGGSA; from the coding sequence ATGACAGATACCCTTTGGAAGGTTGAACTGCACTCCCACACGCTCTATTCGGCAGACAGCCTGAACGATCTGGAAACGTTCGTCCGCGTCTGCCGCAAACGAGGCATTGATCGCGTCGCTGTGACCGATCACAATACGATTCAAGGCGCGTTGGCAATGGCACGCATCGATCCCGAACTGGTGATCATCGGTGAGGAGATCATGACGACACAGGGGGAACTTCTCGCGTTCTTCGTGCGGGAAGAAATCCCACCCTTTCTCTCCCCCCAAGAGACGATCCGGCGGCTGCGCGATCAGGGGGCGTTCATCAGCGTTTCCCATCCCTTTGATCGCTTCCGGCGGGGGGCATGGGCGGCGGAAAACCTCGGCGCCATTCTCGATCAGGTGGACGCCCTTGAGGTGTTCAATGCCCGCTGCATTTATGCTGAAGATAATCACAAAACGGCGGCGTTTGCGGCGGCGCAGGGGAAAGCCGGCACGGTTGGCTCGGACGCCCATTTTGCCTACGAGATCGGACGTGCCACCTTGCGGATGATGCCCTTCGAGGGGGCGGGCGATTTCGCCCTCGCCCTTCAGACGGCGCAGCACCACACGCGGCTTAGCCCGCTGTGGGTGCATGGCGTCAGCAAGTTTGCCAAACGGTGGAACAAAGCCAAAGGGCGCACCTACAGCGGGGGGAGTGCATAA
- a CDS encoding tetratricopeptide repeat protein: MTSMFRRQLEEAYRLIQQDQLDAAQAILREVVARNPDNADAWWLMANAVTEPRDAYQALSNVLRTNPMHDEAREAFNQLVSEYPDLDQAAMPIPGGIDDFSADITVDIDDLLIKTGSLRADPLTRPAEGGDVSSAYLDDLWGQTAAAPTTDAADLEDLFGSGDLAISSVPNEDDELAKAFGIQAPPPPAQPKSRPEMKTPAAQQADLDALFGGTPAPSAPKSSPRMAAPPPPSMDMFTSPPSSTAEDDLNALFGSEPLTTTEGSAALFEADSFGMDEPLPAFEDDMNAFFDGGASDPNAEMALADDPYAMDSAAAAATEENLDTFFTASPSDEPSFVQAATEESPKKRRRREPKPPAPEMVTVGDEPATTYEPTTVSQKNRTRQIRIEAEAPAHDPFESERKANRRNRTPLFLAVILIAVLIGAFLFLNRPQPTPDDLVTAQLEAAQNDLKANGFEGIKAARTGSVIQLTICGVPGRKLQARVYQAMEIIAVPVAAARDQVQTAQIEVVACGDANVKLYRAAAPIAALTKYIDGGRQDAKTYRTAWQTN; this comes from the coding sequence ATGACGAGCATGTTCCGCCGCCAACTTGAGGAGGCATACCGCCTAATTCAACAAGACCAATTGGATGCCGCGCAAGCCATTCTCCGCGAGGTTGTCGCCCGCAACCCCGATAATGCCGACGCTTGGTGGCTGATGGCGAACGCCGTCACCGAACCCCGCGATGCCTACCAAGCCTTGAGCAATGTCTTGCGTACCAACCCCATGCACGACGAAGCGCGGGAGGCGTTCAACCAACTCGTCAGCGAATACCCCGATTTGGATCAGGCGGCAATGCCTATTCCCGGCGGCATTGACGATTTTTCCGCAGACATTACGGTAGATATTGACGATCTCTTGATCAAAACCGGCTCGCTCCGCGCCGACCCACTGACCCGCCCCGCTGAAGGGGGCGATGTCTCCTCTGCCTATTTGGATGACCTGTGGGGGCAAACCGCCGCCGCACCAACGACAGACGCCGCCGATTTGGAGGATCTTTTTGGGAGCGGCGATCTGGCGATTTCCTCTGTGCCTAACGAGGACGATGAACTGGCAAAGGCGTTTGGCATTCAAGCCCCGCCGCCCCCCGCCCAGCCTAAATCGCGCCCAGAGATGAAAACCCCCGCTGCCCAACAAGCCGATTTGGACGCCCTTTTTGGCGGGACGCCCGCCCCAAGCGCCCCCAAGAGCAGCCCGCGCATGGCAGCCCCCCCACCCCCTTCTATGGACATGTTTACGTCCCCACCATCCTCGACAGCGGAAGACGACCTGAACGCCCTCTTTGGCAGTGAGCCGCTTACCACAACCGAGGGATCAGCCGCATTGTTCGAGGCGGATTCCTTTGGGATGGATGAGCCACTGCCCGCCTTTGAGGACGACATGAACGCCTTTTTTGACGGCGGGGCATCCGATCCCAACGCAGAGATGGCGTTGGCGGACGATCCCTATGCGATGGATAGCGCTGCTGCCGCCGCCACCGAAGAAAACCTTGATACGTTCTTCACTGCCAGCCCAAGTGACGAACCCTCGTTTGTTCAGGCTGCCACCGAAGAAAGCCCCAAGAAACGCCGCCGCCGCGAGCCGAAACCGCCCGCGCCGGAGATGGTGACGGTGGGGGATGAGCCTGCCACCACCTACGAACCGACCACCGTCAGCCAAAAGAATCGCACCCGCCAAATTCGTATTGAAGCGGAAGCGCCCGCCCACGATCCCTTTGAATCAGAGCGCAAGGCAAACCGCCGCAATCGGACACCGCTGTTCCTCGCGGTGATTCTGATCGCCGTTCTGATCGGTGCATTCCTCTTTTTGAACCGTCCCCAACCAACGCCGGATGATCTGGTGACGGCGCAGTTGGAAGCGGCGCAAAATGACCTGAAGGCGAACGGCTTTGAGGGAATCAAGGCGGCGCGAACGGGGAGCGTTATCCAACTGACGATTTGCGGCGTGCCCGGGCGGAAACTTCAGGCGCGGGTGTACCAAGCGATGGAGATCATTGCCGTCCCCGTTGCCGCCGCCCGCGATCAGGTGCAAACGGCGCAGATTGAGGTGGTTGCCTGTGGGGACGCCAACGTAAAACTCTATCGTGCTGCCGCGCCTATTGCGGCGCTCACAAAATACATTGATGGTGGGCGGCAAGACGCTAAAACCTACCGCACCGCATGGCAGACAAACTAG
- the frr gene encoding ribosome recycling factor, which translates to MNSDVVDLLKDAEHRMKSALVALEEHLGGLRTGRASPALVDKLMIDYYGTPTPLMQLASIQVPEALMILIKPYDKTSLKTIEKAIQTSELGLNPNNDGTVIRLNLPPLTQERRKELVKMMHGRLEEARVAIRNVRRSANDDIRDYQKESMISEDESHKGQEDLQKLTDKYIAEVEAVGKRKEQEIMAV; encoded by the coding sequence ATGAATAGTGATGTCGTTGATCTTCTTAAAGACGCCGAACACCGGATGAAAAGCGCCCTTGTGGCATTGGAAGAACATCTCGGTGGCTTACGGACTGGACGGGCAAGCCCGGCGTTGGTCGATAAACTCATGATCGACTATTACGGGACGCCGACGCCGCTTATGCAGCTTGCCTCAATTCAAGTTCCCGAAGCGCTGATGATCCTGATCAAGCCCTATGATAAGACTTCCCTCAAAACGATTGAGAAGGCAATTCAGACCTCTGAGTTAGGCTTGAATCCCAATAACGATGGGACGGTCATCCGCCTGAATTTACCGCCACTGACCCAAGAGCGCCGCAAGGAATTGGTCAAGATGATGCATGGGCGGTTGGAAGAAGCGCGGGTTGCCATTCGCAACGTTCGGCGCAGCGCCAACGACGACATTCGCGATTATCAAAAAGAGAGCATGATTTCTGAGGATGAGTCCCACAAGGGGCAAGAAGACCTCCAAAAATTGACCGATAAATACATTGCCGAAGTTGAAGCCGTTGGCAAACGCAAAGAGCAAGAGATTATGGCGGTCTGA
- the uppS gene encoding di-trans,poly-cis-decaprenylcistransferase: protein MPYHLAVIMDGNGRWAKARGLPRQAGHRAGVENLRRVLRACGEFGIRILTVYAFSTENWGRPEPEVRGLMDILETVIDRELDNLHANGVQLRHLGDIGALSPGLQAKVKNAIAKTRLNDRLILNLAFNYGGRDEIVRAIRQIVADGIPANEIDETLLNFYMDTGGLPDCDLIVRTGGEMRISNFLVWQSVYAEYYATPTFWPDFDKEELYQALIHFNGRERRYGLVLQP, encoded by the coding sequence ATTCCCTATCACTTGGCAGTTATCATGGACGGCAATGGGCGGTGGGCAAAGGCACGCGGCTTGCCCCGCCAAGCAGGGCACCGTGCGGGGGTGGAAAACCTCCGGCGCGTCCTGCGTGCCTGCGGCGAATTCGGGATTCGCATCCTGACCGTCTATGCCTTTTCGACAGAGAATTGGGGGCGCCCCGAACCAGAGGTGCGCGGTTTGATGGATATTCTGGAGACGGTCATTGACCGCGAACTGGATAACCTTCATGCCAACGGCGTTCAACTCCGCCACTTGGGTGATATTGGGGCGCTCTCGCCCGGACTTCAAGCAAAGGTGAAAAATGCCATCGCCAAAACGCGCTTGAATGATCGCTTGATCTTGAATCTCGCGTTCAATTACGGCGGGCGCGATGAAATCGTCCGCGCCATTCGTCAGATTGTTGCCGATGGCATTCCCGCCAACGAGATTGATGAAACGCTGCTCAACTTTTATATGGACACCGGCGGGCTGCCCGATTGCGATCTGATTGTGCGCACCGGAGGGGAGATGCGCATCAGCAATTTCCTTGTCTGGCAGAGTGTTTATGCCGAATACTATGCGACGCCGACGTTCTGGCCCGATTTTGACAAAGAGGAACTCTATCAGGCGCTCATACACTTTAATGGACGGGAGCGCCGCTACGGTCTTGTTCTCCAACCCTGA
- a CDS encoding phosphatidate cytidylyltransferase, translated as MLRQRVLSALWFVPLSVSLILIGGVPYALGVGIMLLIAGWELDGVFRKAGYGTFRPVLYGGISALALIPLTIGQLPIFLTVTLLLVAAALGMMGGYGRGETAAVLHFGFTLVGVFYLGWLGGHLIWLRTFPNGELWTLIGVLAIGVGDAGAYFVGSAIGRHKLAPLLSPGKTWEGYLGGVVFATLTAFGLAILATLLGRAVSPPMAALIGMAGGIFSPLGDLAMSVVKRAAGVKHFSLILAGHGGVLDRIDSILFGVPICVYLLLLLG; from the coding sequence ATGCTGCGCCAGCGCGTCCTCAGCGCCTTGTGGTTTGTCCCGCTCAGCGTCAGCCTGATCCTGATCGGGGGCGTGCCTTATGCCCTTGGCGTTGGGATCATGCTCCTGATTGCCGGATGGGAACTGGATGGTGTTTTCCGCAAGGCAGGCTATGGCACATTTCGTCCGGTTTTGTATGGCGGGATCAGCGCCCTTGCGCTGATCCCCCTGACGATTGGACAGCTTCCCATCTTCCTGACGGTAACGCTCCTCTTGGTCGCCGCCGCCTTAGGGATGATGGGCGGTTACGGGCGGGGGGAAACCGCCGCCGTCCTCCATTTTGGCTTCACCCTCGTTGGCGTGTTTTACCTCGGTTGGCTTGGCGGACACCTGATCTGGCTGCGAACATTCCCCAATGGCGAGCTTTGGACGTTGATCGGCGTCTTAGCCATTGGGGTGGGCGATGCTGGCGCATACTTTGTGGGCAGCGCCATTGGACGGCACAAACTCGCGCCGCTGCTTAGCCCAGGCAAAACGTGGGAGGGCTACCTGGGGGGCGTCGTCTTTGCCACACTGACGGCGTTTGGGCTGGCAATCCTCGCCACGTTGTTGGGACGGGCAGTTTCCCCACCAATGGCGGCACTCATCGGTATGGCGGGGGGCATCTTCAGCCCGTTGGGCGATCTGGCAATGTCCGTTGTCAAACGGGCGGCGGGCGTCAAACATTTCAGCCTGATCTTGGCAGGGCATGGGGGCGTTTTGGATCGGATCGATTCGATCCTCTTTGGCGTGCCGATCTGCGTTTATCTATTGCTGCTGTTGGGTTGA